A portion of the Vespula vulgaris chromosome 24, iyVesVulg1.1, whole genome shotgun sequence genome contains these proteins:
- the LOC127072031 gene encoding uncharacterized protein LOC127072031 isoform X4, whose product MNDLEEQCEDALFEVCDARERYPLLCAEELEKCLRLTTEIQTIKVVPNIKVYHDIEPQTEEQNALLNIASKKQNIPYKHQGTQLKKMLNKIDNLKMVIEQIEKEKFCEINKLFHT is encoded by the exons atga ATGACTTAGAAGAACAATGTGAAGATGCACTGTTCGAAGTTTGTGATGCTCGAGAACGCTATCCATTATTATGTGctgaagaattagaaaaatgtctTAGATTAACCACTGAAATACAG ACTATAAAAGTTGTGCcaaatataaaagtttatcATGATATAGAGCCCCAAACAGAAGAGCAAAATGCACTTTTAAATATTGCatcgaaaaaacaaaatataccATACAAACATCAAGGTACgcagttaaaaaaaatgttaaataaaattgacaaTCTAAAAATGGTCATAGAACAAATTGAAAAGGAGAAGTTctgtgaaataaataaactatttCATACATAA
- the LOC127072031 gene encoding uncharacterized protein LOC127072031 isoform X3, producing the protein MQFTYDLEEQCEDALFEVCDARERYPLLCAEELEKCLRLTTEIQTIKVVPNIKVYHDIEPQTEEQNALLNIASKKQNIPYKHQGTQLKKMLNKIDNLKMVIEQIEKEKFCEINKLFHT; encoded by the exons ATGACTTAGAAGAACAATGTGAAGATGCACTGTTCGAAGTTTGTGATGCTCGAGAACGCTATCCATTATTATGTGctgaagaattagaaaaatgtctTAGATTAACCACTGAAATACAG ACTATAAAAGTTGTGCcaaatataaaagtttatcATGATATAGAGCCCCAAACAGAAGAGCAAAATGCACTTTTAAATATTGCatcgaaaaaacaaaatataccATACAAACATCAAGGTACgcagttaaaaaaaatgttaaataaaattgacaaTCTAAAAATGGTCATAGAACAAATTGAAAAGGAGAAGTTctgtgaaataaataaactatttCATACATAA
- the LOC127072011 gene encoding protein PFC0760c-like — translation MPGVHIHKISEFDWLEQQEGSTLTIPGSYWLCHKNNVYKFTFKYHRTIRNSKKFTYGKELMKVIRRIIKSQPPQGQQFCTKHILVTYNHTPWTRQDKMFAILKFRKHTKAVTVSRAIVLTVKICKDESYMPHAMVIYPETESKTIKSLNYTNKDNERKNIGSECKVDTETSNVNELRINTTDTNKHINNLDLHYGPSNLILSSVNNENTTDKANIIKCNKKTSSNVSLINESVNTEDKDTYKSKNCLISFEEKETEKKEYQNNIEKSFLSNQIEFQEIMRCEEIELPQMKNNSTNNTINSNDEGIIDTANLPYQYLIEEEIENAKKKVVRISLLNINKSISINTNQELNADSTSKSENSHIKKVVKENKENDKNYKKHEVSEPAQTNEEQCTKHLSVSSKEWVNDHDKANKDHSKSKKIKELDKKIDDNTLKSSNITDLIMKGRMFMIQQDQDIVSVVEQKTKSDIDEVLENSEKFETKDGEKCLLNSSLLKLENLITMIEVPKENIKSNYENKIAIKNNVSSKSIVIKKDSTNDEHIKTPINVMDQSTFMFNSQDIAASSKSFIHNEEYESNMKNIIICDVTTKCEENVLENIEGEENNITSEIQHWNNESTNLFKETSNSCKKLDIKDNLITNVEHALTVSEHHINSSKSKVVEATNNCNITSNNVSNVPKIISSQIITIDQMPLALQNIVKKKLSRRNISIDHKSNLQDTSSHITKLTSSNKSAVIDVTSRVKSLDTKLSNVNNCLTASPDNTVTKYDNASLVCSNIEVTEETEISCKKRKKSNNYDAKNQTTETENNKTLPSTQDKIYSVTDSIKERYRKRKKQQNYKYNTKMKVNMMKMPTRISNIVKTKNSTISNKLQDITEEFYQDLIQNSKHSSNTFNQKTLRHTRRSLYLQTDIKNEDTRIKMLKFIEDITRGVKVVVKRMSIKNITSILGSNSSLAYIN, via the exons ATGCCTGgagtacatatacacaaaattAGCGAATTTGATTGGCTTGAACAACAGGAAGGATCTACATTAACTATACCTGGGTCTTATTGGCTATGTCATAAAAACAATGTTTATAAGTTTACTTTCAAATATCATCGTACAATTAG aaattCTAAGAAATTCACCTATggaaaagaattaatgaaaGTGATcagaagaattataaaaagtcAACCACCTCAAGGGCAACAGTTTTGTACGAAGCATATTCTTGTGACATATA ATCATACACCATGGACACGTCAAGATAAAATGTTTGCTATTCTTAAATTTCGGAAACACACAAAAGCTGTTACAGTTTCACGAGCGATTGTACTTActgtaaaaatttgtaaagatGAAAGCTATATGCCACATGCTATGGTTATTTACCCAGAAACTGAatcaaaaacaattaaatcTTTGAACTATACTAACaaagataatgaaagaaaaaatataggaagTGAATGTAAAGTAGACACAGAAACTTCAAATGTTAATGAATTACGAATTAATACTACAGATACAAATaagcatataaataatttagatttaCATTATGGTCCAagtaatttgattttatcaaGTGTAAACAATGAAAACACAACAGATAAAgccaatataataaaatgtaataagaaGACTTCATCAaatgtttctttaataaatgaatCTGTAAATACAGAAGACaaagatacatataaaagcaaaaactGTTTGATATCAtttgaggaaaaagaaacggaaaaaaaggaatatcaaaataatatagaaaaatcttttttatcaaatcaGATCGAATTTCAAGAAATAATGCGATGCGAAGAAATTGAATTACCACAAATGAAGAATAACTCAACCAATAACACAATAAATTCAAATGATGAAGGTATTATAGATACTGCAAATTTACCATATCAATATCTcattgaagaagaaatagaaaacgcaaaaaagaaagttgttcgtatttctttgttaaatattaataaatcaatttcaataaatacaAATCAAGAATTGAATGCAGATTCTACAAGCAAATCTGAAAATAgtcatattaaaaaagtagtgaaagaaaacaaagaaaatgataaaaattataaaaaacatgAAGTTTCTGAACCAGCACAAACTAATGAGGAGCAATGTACAAAGCATCTTTCAGTAAGTTCAAAAGAATGGGTAAATGATCATGATAAAGCAAATAAAGATCATAGcaaatctaaaaaaattaaagaattggACAAAAAAATTGATGATAATACATTAAAGTCTTCTAATATTACTGATTTAATAATGAAAGGCCGTATGTTTATGATTCAACAGGATCAAGACATTGTATCAGTTGtagaacaaaaaacaaaatcagaTATAGATGAAGTTTTAGAAAATTCAGAAAAATTCGAGACTAAGGATGGAgagaaatgtttattaaattctaGTTTGCTGAAATtggaaaatttaataacaatgattGAAGtgccaaaagaaaatattaagagtaattatgagaataaaattgcaataaaaaataatgtatccTCAAAATCAATagtcataaaaaaagattccACTAATGATGAGCATATAAAAACACCAATAAATGTGATGGATCAGTCCACGTTTATGTTTAATTCACAAGATATTGCTGCATCAAGCAAATCATTTATTCATAATGAAGAATATGAATCaaacatgaaaaatattattatatgcgATGTAACAACAAAATGTGAAGAAaatgtattagaaaatattgaaggtgaagaaaataatattacttcgGAGATACAACATTGGAATAATGAATCtacaaatctttttaaagaaacatcaaattcttgtaaaaaacttgatataaaagataatctaATAACAAATGTTGAACATGCTCTCACAGTTTCAGAACATCATATAAATAGTAGCAAATCTAAAGTTGTAGAAGCTactaataattgtaatattacttcaaataatgtttctaatgttccaaaaataatttcaagtcAAATTATAACAATAGATCAAATGCCATTAGCATTACAAAAtattgtcaaaaaaaaattatcgagacgtaatatatctatagatcATAAATCAAATCTACAAGATACTTCATcacatattacaaaattaacatCATCTAATAAGTCAGCAGTAATAGATGTAACGAGTAGAGTAAAATCTTTGGATACTAAATTGTCTAATGTCAACAACTGTTTGACTGCATCACCTGATAATACTGTGACAAAATATGATAATGCATCACTTGTATGTTCAAATATTGAAGTTacagaagaaacagaaatatcatgtaaaaaaagaaagaaatcaaataattatgatGCAAAGAATCAAACTactgaaacagaaaataataaaacgttacCATCTACTCAAGACAAAATATATTCTGTAACAGAcagtataaaagagagatatagaaaaagaaaaaaacaacaaaattataaatacaatacaaaaatgaaagtaaaCATGATGAAAATGCCAACTCGTATATCTAACAtagttaaaacaaaaaattctacTATATCAAACAAATTACAAGATATTACAGAAGAATTTTATCAggatttaatacaaaatagtAAACATAGTAGTAATACTTTTAATCAAAAAACTTTGAGGCATACAAGAAGATCATTGTATTTACAAACGGATATAAAAAATGAGGATACACGCATAAAGATGTTAAAGTTTATAGAAGATATTACAAGAGGTGTTAAAGTTGTTGTAAAACGTAtgagtataaaaaatattaccagTATTTTAGGAAGTAATTCCTCCTTAGCctacataaattaa
- the LOC127072028 gene encoding ras-related protein Rab-1A: protein MSTMNPEYDYLFKLLLIGDSGVGKSCLLLRFADDTYTESYISTIGVDFKIRTIDLDGKTIKLQIWDTAGQERFRTITSSYYRGAHGIIVVYDCTDQDTFNNVKQWLEEIDRYACDNVNKLLVGNKCDLHTKKVVDYTTAKEYADQLGIPFLETSAKNALNVEQAFMTMAAEIKSRVGPPSSGASDPANKVKIEHGRPIESSKSGCC from the exons ATGTCCACGATGAATCCTGAATA tgattatttgtttaaattattgttaattggAGATTCTGGAGTTGGAAAATCGTGTTTGCTATTACGTTTTGCTGATGATACGTACACAGAAAGTTACATCAGTACTATTGGTGTAGACTTTAAAATACGAACAATTGATTTAGATggaaaaacaattaaattgcAAATCTGGGATACAGCGGGTCAAGAAAGATTTAGGACAATTACAAGTTCTTATTACAGAGGTGCGCATGGTATTATTGTTGTTTATGATTGCACAGACCAAGATAcatttaataatgttaaacAATGGTTGGAAGAAATTGATCGTTATGCCTGTGATAATGTCAATAAACTTCTGGTTGGAAACAAATGTGATCTTCATACTAAAAAAGTAGTCGATTATACTACAGCTAAG gAATATGCAGATCAACTTGGTATTCCATTCTTAGAAACATCTGCAAAAAATGCTTTGAATGTAGAACAAGCATTTATGACAATGGCTGCAGAAATTAAAAGTAGAGTAGGACCACCCTCGAGTGGAGCAAGTGATCCAGCAAACAAGGTTAAGATAGAACATGGACGTCCTATTGAGTCGTCTAAATCTGGGTGCTGCTGA